The Euwallacea similis isolate ESF13 chromosome 12, ESF131.1, whole genome shotgun sequence region ttaataatctacGTGCTATTTCTACGTTGATTAGCggtagataaaaaattaacaggcGTTACTTTTACTTTACGGCCTGTTGCTCTGAGAGACGGGcagtaaaaatataacaaagtCCGCTGGCTGTAAAACCATTGTTTTGCGCAAGGGAAGCTAACACGTAAATAAAAAACCGCTCCATACGTGAAAAATCCATCAtcaatatttccttttttttttaaatagcagtTTTAATATTGCGCTATGAATTACGCTATAATGTCTTATTATCTCACTACTAAATGCATCATGCAACGTAATAGGCATGTAGTACCACGGATGAAAGCTGACGATGGTTGGAGGCAatagaaaaatcgaaatttaagtCTGATGATACCACCTTGCAGAGGGCAAAAAGCCGCAATGACAGTCTCGAAacatcttaaataaaattggaaaaaaatgataagttTTTATGAAACGTTATTTTCAGAATATCTGCGGATGTAGCCCAgatttacaaatattaaaactgcCTTTTATCAGGCTCTAAAATAGACAACTTCATCCCATTTAAGAGACCATTTCTTACAGTTTCTACGATTCCCCTGTTGATAAACTTATGTGGGACATCTTGTATAGCTATAAGattcattaaataaaagatatgGTCCCTATGAAGGTACACTGatgattcaaatttagttGAGATGTGGCAAATCGTTTTACAAGTATCAAACGACACGTCTGTGGCGGGAGGATGCCTGAAACACCCCAGATCAACTGTCTTactgaaaataagaaaattgatcTAGGGttcctgtatattttacataaagtAATCCCATCGAGTTTAGTATTACTACTTATCTTCATTGTTTTTTCTAGAACGCCCTGTACAataagttcaggttagttcggcTTAAAAGGTATTCGAAAGATATTTTTACCATTAATAgttaaaattccagaaaacTATTGACCtctatttgttaaaaatgtataaaacacacatttacttttacatgaaaataaaaggtCAGGTCTTTTTGCATATTGCAATATCGATTTTTATCTTCATTGCATGTACtttttacataataataataataatgaataatgataaattatgCATCCATATATTGTTATAACGGTACATACCCCTAAGTCCAATCATACCACCTGTAACTGCTCCTGCGTAAGTTCCGTTCTTCCAATCTGATTTTCCTCTCATCTGAagcaacataaaaatattctagGAACATTAATGTTTAGACCGTTActatcaaataattattacttcaATTGGTAACTGCTAATAGTTGAACgagtttcaatattttgaattacctaTAATCAACCTATAACTACCTACCTTTTGAAAGAATGATTCTTCaactttatgaaataatttttgttaaatgttaaatgattttgtaaaatgttaaatgattTAACAATACTAAATACAATTTTAGAATATCAAAATCATAGTCAAGGTAATGACCATGGTCATGGTAATTAAACATTATCAACCAGTATAATAGGCAGTTTTATCTAGCGGCAGTTTTTTTCTTCTGGTAAAAGTGCCAATggaattcaaatatttagcTATACCTAATACCTATATTGCCTACTCGAGGCGAAAGAGGGAAGTTTGTAATCAAGTCATGAGCCAGGTCTATAATTTcgttgaaaaaaataacagttttgaagttataataattataccaATCTCCAGAGATAAAATTTGTTGTGTTTATATTCTAAGACGTAGAAGGAATGAAAAAGGAGCAAGTCGTCATTGTTACCCCAATCCCTCTGCGTGTCCCAGCTGAATATTGttacataatattattatacacAGTTTGAAGCTTCATTACACACACTTACTTGTAACTGcttgttttcagtttttccaaaaattaactaataaattaCATCACAGACTTCTATTTGGGAGTTATAAATTATCTTCAATCATCACAATGTGGgcaaaaacattttacttTGATTTTAGTATACCTACTGTTTCTATTGTGCATTCAACTCCAGAGAACATAGCTCcaattatagcaaaattttttgcataacTTAGAGTTGTGGTTTTCATTTCTTGAAAGACTTGTCTAGCAGTTTGAGTTTCAATACTCGTAGCAGACTGGGGTCCAATACTTGATGAGAATAAACCAATTACTGCACCCAAACCATAGCCTAAAATCAAGatacataatttgttttttttatctttggtCTAATTTACCCAATCACTTGTGCTGTAACCATCTATCTATTCAAGTTTTATATGTTAATTTGGTAAATtaggtttttgaaaattttgaatgcaaagaatgcaaacaaaaaaactgtCATAATTCAGTTGGGTATTGAagttatacaggatgttataTAATTGTATAGAATTACCCCATAGAGGCCTTACACAAAAAGAcataaggaaaaatataatttacctgtatcaaaaaattgatAGTAACTGAGATACAAGATGTCaccttttaaaatagttttttgactttttgaGACTTAGATATACACAGGGTCTctcatatatgtatacagaaTAACGGCAAtagctttttaaataatttttattattaaactgtTATAGGGCAAGAAAGAAATTCAAGATCATcacaaaatgactaaaaatgagccttgtaaattttatttgaaacattttttgatagaaaaattatttaaaaagatattgccattatttcatatatatgACAGATCCTgtataattttgtataaactTGTTAAACACACACAAATCATtgttaaattaagtttttaacaaagaCTCAAAGTAGGATAGATACCATCTAccattttatatgaaatacaTGTTACAAATCACAAATTGAAGACTGCACCatagatttttcaatatacatGCATCAAAACTCTTTCTACAAACTCTCGCATTTAACTTTGTCCTCActctaatattaaattatatatatgaACGAAAAGCAAACTGTGAGGACAACCTatgtataaattttgaaatattttctctcttACCGGCTACACAACTCATGATAACTTTAAAAGGACAACTCTCAAAGAAAGCTTCAAccattttttcctcatttgtttttatttgaacagGACCCAAGTTCCTTGgaattatgatattttcacgATACCTATAGTTGTTGCCAATAAAGTAGTTAGTTAGGAAAGTCCACTCATCAGGAGTGAATTGTCTTCTATGGCTAGTAGTTGATTCATTTGACATTATCTACTGTTTGTAGTGCTTTGCAGCTCAGTTTATATCACTTATGAC contains the following coding sequences:
- the LOC136412712 gene encoding mitochondrial import inner membrane translocase subunit Tim22 isoform X1 gives rise to the protein MSNESTTSHRRQFTPDEWTFLTNYFIGNNYRYRENIIIPRNLGPVQIKTNEEKMVEAFFESCPFKVIMSCVAGYGLGAVIGLFSSSIGPQSATSIETQTARQVFQEMKTTTLSYAKNFAIIGAMFSGVECTIETMRGKSDWKNGTYAGAVTGGMIGLRAGVKAGVVGAMGFAAFSTVIDYYMHSRF
- the LOC136412712 gene encoding mitochondrial import inner membrane translocase subunit Tim22 isoform X2 gives rise to the protein MSNESTTSHRRQFTPDEWTFLTNYFIGNNYRYRENIIIPRNLGPVQIKTNEEKMVEAFFESCPFKVIMSCVAGYGLGAVIGLFSSSIGPQSATSIETQTARQVFQEMKTTTLSYAKNFAIIGAMFSGVECTIETVDERKIRLEERNLRRSSYRWYDWT